CTCCCCCAGGCGCAAAACCTCGGACCCACAAGCTGGACACTTTGAGGGCATCTGCCATTCGGCCGCTCCCGCCGGCCGACGCTCGGTGAGCACCTGCACCAGTTCGGGGATCACATCTCCGGCCCGCCGCACCAATACCGTATCGCCGACACGCACACCCTTGCGCCGTACCTCGTCCAGATTGTGCAAAGAAGCCCGGCTTACCGTCACCCCGGCCACTTGCACAGGTTCTAGGATGGCCACCGGGGTAATGACTCCGGTTCTACCCACGGAGGCAAGAATGTCGCGCACCACGGTGACTTCTTCATGAGCGGGAAACTTGTAGGCGATGGCCCAGCGTGGCGCGCGTGCGGTGAACCCCAGGCGCGTGCGCAAGGCCAGATCGTCCACCTTGAAGACCAGACCATCAATCTCAAAGGCGAGTCGCTCCCGTTGCTCTGCCATACTCTGCTGGTAGGCCTCAGCCGCCGCCAAACTGTCAATGGCGCGAACCAACTCGCTCGGCAGCGCGAAACCCCAGTCCTGCAGGCGCTGCAGGATCGCGAGATGACTATCACCCAGGTCGTCACTGCTTTCGCCCCAGCCCCAGGGAAAAAACGCCAGAGGGCGGCGCGCGGTAACCCGCGGGTCGAGCTGCCGCAGGCTGCCAGCGGCAGCGTTACGGGGATTGGCAAAAGGCGCCTCGCCCTGTTCCTCGCGCTCCTGGTTCAAGCGCGCGAAGGCGGCGGTCGGGATCACCACCTCACCGCGCAATTCGAGCACGCGCGGCCAGCCCTCCCCGCGCAGTTGCAAGGGCAGATTGCGAATGGTGCGGACGTTGTGGGTAACATCCTCTCCATGCACTCCATCGCCACGGGTGCCCGCCTGCACCAAGACACCCTGTTCATAGCGCAGGTTCACCGACAGGCCATCGAATTTCGGCTCGGCGCTCAAGCGAATCGGAACCTCAGTCCCGGAAGCCTTGTACAAACGTTGCCACCAGTCCGCAAAGCCCACACTGTCGAACACATTATCGAGGGAAGTCATGGGCACGCGATAGTCGACCGTGGCAAAGCCTTCGACGGGGGCCGCACCGATCCGTTGCGTGGGGGAGTCCGCGCGCCGATACTGCGGGCAACTGCGCTCCAGTTCGACCAGCTCGCGCAGATGCGCGTCATACTCTGCATCGCTGAGGATGGGCGCATCCTTCTGGTAATAGGCCTGATTGGCTTCTTTCAGCAAGGCACACAGGGCGTCGATACGTTGGTGGGCGGATTCGCTGTCCACAGGAAGGTCTCTCCAGAAGGGAGGAAGCAGTATAGCATCCTCGACTAGGCGGAAACTTTATTTCCACCATATAATCTAACTGGATGAATTTGCGCAAGGACTTGGTAAACGGGTTGCGCGCCCCCATAATGACCTTGGAGTGAGCGGTATTTATCAGGAGCAGACGATGAATTACGACCAAAAGCCTTACCAATTCCCTGACGGCATGAGCCCTTACGGGGATAACGCCCCGGCCCTCAGCCGTGGCGGTCTCATGGCCAAGACCTATGGCCTTCTCGCGGCCACGCTTGGGGTGTCGGCCATCGCCTCCGTCTATGGCATGAGTTCTCCCTTTGCCTATCAGCATCCCATTCTGCTGATGATTGGCTCCTTCATCCTGCTCTTTGCGGTGCAATACACTGGTGCCCACCGCAGCCCGTTTGCCGTGCCCTTGGTCTTTGCTTTTGCGGCAGGTATGGGGATGATGATGGGACCGGGCATCGCCATGTATCTGCGCATGCCCGATGGACCACAGATCATTGCTACTGCCCTCGGCACGACGGCGGTGATGTTCATCGGTCTCTCGGCATACGCCATGACCACCCGCAGAAACTTCAGCAACATCGCCGGCTTCCTGATGACAGGACTGATCCTCGCCATTCTGGTTTCATTGCTGAATATGTTCCTGCTGCACATGCCCGCCCTACAGTTGGCCATTGCCGGCGTGCTGGTCATCGTTTTCAGTGGCCTGATCATCTTTGATACTCAGCGCATGGTGCAAGGCGGCATCCAGGAGCCAGTGCTGCTGGTCGTCGGCCTGTATCTGGATATCATCAACCTTTTCATGGCGCTGCTGGAGATCTTTGGCGGTACCAGCCGGAATTAATCAAGCCCAAGACCGAGGCTCACGCCTCGGGACTTGGCTGATTTTATGCCTATAGTGGATTACCCTAACCACAGTGGTCGTATCGACGCGGAGTGCTCGGAGATTCTCCAGTCCCTGGTCGATGCAGTTACCCAGAGTGAGCGATTCGAGCAGTTGGTGCAGAGTCTTCTGCGTTTACTGGCCAAGATCAGTGAATTTGAAAATACCTTTTTAACCGTTATTGATCATGGAGAGCAGTCGCAGAAGGTTCTGTACTCCTTTGCCA
The window above is part of the Acidithiobacillus acidisediminis genome. Proteins encoded here:
- the ligA gene encoding NAD-dependent DNA ligase LigA; translated protein: MDSESAHQRIDALCALLKEANQAYYQKDAPILSDAEYDAHLRELVELERSCPQYRRADSPTQRIGAAPVEGFATVDYRVPMTSLDNVFDSVGFADWWQRLYKASGTEVPIRLSAEPKFDGLSVNLRYEQGVLVQAGTRGDGVHGEDVTHNVRTIRNLPLQLRGEGWPRVLELRGEVVIPTAAFARLNQEREEQGEAPFANPRNAAAGSLRQLDPRVTARRPLAFFPWGWGESSDDLGDSHLAILQRLQDWGFALPSELVRAIDSLAAAEAYQQSMAEQRERLAFEIDGLVFKVDDLALRTRLGFTARAPRWAIAYKFPAHEEVTVVRDILASVGRTGVITPVAILEPVQVAGVTVSRASLHNLDEVRRKGVRVGDTVLVRRAGDVIPELVQVLTERRPAGAAEWQMPSKCPACGSEVLRLGEEVAYRCSGGLFCPAQRVGAILHFAARKAMDIQGLGEKLTQQLVDAGLLHTVADLYHLNTAALADLDRMGERSAQKLQDQIRHSKDATLPRFLYALGIPQVGETTARALAEHFGALEPLMLASEESLQAIPDVGPIVAQAVAHFFAQAHNQEVIHALLAAGIHWPAAMPKQTGIWSGKQFVLTGTLQRWTREEAKALIEERGGKVVSAVSQKTDFLLLGEHPGSKLAQAKKLGVSILEEEGFSAMVAE
- a CDS encoding Bax inhibitor-1/YccA family protein produces the protein MNYDQKPYQFPDGMSPYGDNAPALSRGGLMAKTYGLLAATLGVSAIASVYGMSSPFAYQHPILLMIGSFILLFAVQYTGAHRSPFAVPLVFAFAAGMGMMMGPGIAMYLRMPDGPQIIATALGTTAVMFIGLSAYAMTTRRNFSNIAGFLMTGLILAILVSLLNMFLLHMPALQLAIAGVLVIVFSGLIIFDTQRMVQGGIQEPVLLVVGLYLDIINLFMALLEIFGGTSRN